From a single Nocardioides panacis genomic region:
- a CDS encoding transglycosylase family protein, producing the protein MRSRTSRFALPALALTATALLQPVLASAPADAAGRPWDRLAQCESGGRWHVATGNGYYGGLQFSAGTWRAFGGQRYASMAHRASRTEQIQVAERVLGAQGWGAWPSCSRQIGLR; encoded by the coding sequence ATGCGCTCACGCACGTCTCGCTTCGCCCTGCCCGCCCTCGCCCTCACCGCCACCGCGCTGCTCCAGCCGGTGCTGGCCTCCGCTCCCGCGGACGCGGCCGGACGCCCCTGGGACCGGCTCGCCCAGTGCGAGTCCGGCGGCCGCTGGCACGTCGCCACCGGCAACGGCTACTACGGCGGTCTCCAGTTCAGCGCCGGCACCTGGCGCGCCTTCGGCGGCCAGCGGTACGCCTCCATGGCCCACCGCGCCAGCCGCACCGAGCAGATCCAGGTCGCCGAGCGGGTGCTCGGGGCGCAGGGCTGGGGCGCCTGGCCGTCCTGCTCCCGCCAGATCGGCCTGCGCTGA
- a CDS encoding secondary thiamine-phosphate synthase enzyme YjbQ: MRSETLEVRTGSRDVVHDLTGDCAAFVSGERDGLLHVFVPHATAGIAILETGAGSDDDLLAALDDLLPADDRWRHRHGSPGHGRSHVMPALVPPYASVPVLAGRLALGTWQSICLVDLNVDNPERSVRLSFLPG; this comes from the coding sequence TTGCGTAGCGAGACGCTCGAGGTCCGCACCGGCTCCCGCGACGTCGTGCACGACCTGACCGGGGACTGCGCGGCGTTCGTCTCCGGCGAGCGGGACGGGCTGCTGCACGTGTTCGTGCCGCACGCCACCGCCGGGATCGCGATCCTGGAGACCGGCGCCGGCAGCGACGACGACCTGCTCGCGGCCCTCGACGACCTGCTGCCCGCCGACGACCGCTGGCGGCACCGGCACGGCTCGCCGGGGCACGGCCGCTCCCACGTGATGCCGGCCCTCGTGCCGCCGTACGCCTCGGTCCCGGTGCTGGCCGGCCGGCTCGCGCTCGGGACCTGGCAGAGCATCTGCCTGGTCGACCTCAACGTCGACAACCCCGAGCGGTCGGTGCGGCTGTCGTTCCTCCCCGGCTGA
- a CDS encoding alpha/beta hydrolase: MPTETIARSGPTRRRPGPARGALAAGCAVLLAATGVTSAATGAGAGAPARQAAPPARHISWRPCPGNHQVQCGRLRVPLDWAAPRGDTIGLAVARRPADRPRLRVGTLFFNPGGPGDGGVQYVVRAAQVFSPALLARFDLVAMDPRGVGASTPIRCGLPVFPARVTLFPRTAQEFRRLHDYGARLGRSCLRRSGPLLGHVDTISVARDHEALRRALGARRVSWLGISYGTQVAANYAALFPHRTRAMVLDGALEHSGSEVGMLSTEVLTAEDSFDRFAAWCATADTCALKGQDVGAVYDALVAGADRHPLPVRGALRPVTGEDIRMQTPGGLLFKEPTLFGPDRSWAGLSRGIAAAVTGDASMFALPPPRAAAALAERLAVGCMDYVSEVHTWAQMQQRLRLGRGLAPHLQGASEQWDVLRCIGWPVRAANPLRRLDVRGVPALVVNATHDPSTAYSWALGLAGQIRGSDLLTRDGDGHTSYFTSACARSAMEAYLVRPQAAADRVCT; this comes from the coding sequence GTGCCCACAGAGACGATCGCCCGCTCAGGCCCCACCAGGAGGCGTCCAGGTCCGGCCCGCGGTGCACTGGCCGCCGGGTGCGCCGTGCTCCTCGCCGCCACCGGTGTCACCTCCGCCGCGACCGGGGCCGGCGCCGGGGCACCGGCGCGCCAGGCAGCCCCGCCGGCCCGGCACATCTCCTGGCGACCCTGCCCGGGCAACCACCAGGTGCAGTGCGGCCGGCTCCGGGTCCCGCTGGACTGGGCGGCGCCCCGGGGCGACACGATCGGCCTCGCCGTGGCCCGGCGGCCGGCCGACCGGCCGCGGCTCCGGGTGGGGACGTTGTTCTTCAACCCGGGCGGTCCCGGCGACGGCGGCGTCCAGTACGTCGTCCGGGCCGCACAGGTCTTCTCGCCCGCGCTGCTCGCCCGGTTCGACCTGGTCGCCATGGACCCTCGCGGGGTCGGCGCCAGCACCCCGATCCGGTGCGGCCTGCCGGTGTTTCCCGCCCGCGTCACGCTCTTCCCCCGCACCGCGCAGGAGTTCAGGAGGCTGCACGACTACGGGGCGCGGCTGGGCCGGAGCTGCCTGCGGCGGTCCGGCCCGCTGCTCGGGCACGTGGACACGATCAGCGTCGCCCGCGACCACGAGGCGCTGCGACGGGCGCTCGGCGCGCGGCGGGTGAGCTGGCTGGGGATCTCCTACGGCACGCAGGTCGCGGCCAACTACGCCGCGCTGTTCCCGCACCGCACCCGGGCGATGGTGCTCGACGGCGCGCTCGAGCACAGCGGGTCAGAGGTGGGCATGCTCTCCACGGAGGTCCTGACCGCCGAGGACTCCTTCGACCGCTTCGCCGCCTGGTGCGCCACGGCGGACACCTGTGCGCTGAAGGGCCAGGACGTGGGAGCGGTGTACGACGCGCTGGTGGCCGGCGCGGACCGGCACCCCCTCCCGGTGCGCGGAGCGCTGCGCCCCGTCACGGGCGAGGACATCCGGATGCAGACGCCGGGCGGCCTGCTGTTCAAGGAGCCGACCCTGTTCGGCCCGGACCGGTCGTGGGCGGGACTGTCGCGGGGGATCGCCGCCGCCGTCACGGGTGATGCGTCGATGTTCGCGCTGCCGCCACCCCGGGCCGCCGCGGCCCTGGCCGAGCGCCTGGCGGTCGGCTGCATGGACTACGTCTCGGAGGTCCACACGTGGGCGCAGATGCAGCAACGGCTGCGGCTGGGCCGCGGGCTCGCGCCGCACCTGCAGGGCGCCTCCGAGCAGTGGGACGTGCTGCGGTGCATCGGATGGCCGGTCCGGGCGGCCAACCCGCTGCGCCGGCTCGACGTCCGCGGTGTCCCCGCGCTGGTCGTCAACGCCACGCACGACCCGTCGACGGCCTACAGCTGGGCGCTCGGGCTCGCGGGCCAGATCCGGGGGAGCGACCTGCTCACCCGTGACGGCGACGGGCACACGTCGTACTTCACGTCCGCCTGCGCGCGTTCCGCCATGGAGGCCTACCTGGTCCGCCCGCAGGCTGCTGCCGACCGGGTCTGCACCTGA
- a CDS encoding NUDIX domain-containing protein, with the protein MIRLAVVVLVDPQGRLLLQERDEHAPIAPDQWGMVGGHVEEGEDFEPAAYRELEEETGVRLAPGTLTLWRDEVHRFEGGQAPRRYTVWVAPTRLTDADIVVGEGRQIVFVAPADVPTLDLAWSSRHFLPRLLASDSYAALLASHAG; encoded by the coding sequence GTGATCAGACTCGCCGTGGTGGTCCTCGTCGACCCGCAGGGCCGCCTGCTGCTCCAGGAGCGCGACGAGCACGCGCCCATCGCGCCCGACCAGTGGGGCATGGTCGGCGGGCACGTCGAGGAGGGCGAGGACTTCGAGCCCGCCGCCTACCGCGAGCTGGAGGAGGAGACCGGCGTCCGGCTCGCGCCTGGGACGCTGACCCTGTGGCGCGACGAGGTGCACCGGTTCGAGGGCGGCCAGGCGCCGCGGCGCTACACGGTCTGGGTCGCGCCCACCCGGCTCACCGACGCCGACATCGTGGTCGGCGAGGGGCGGCAGATCGTGTTCGTCGCCCCGGCCGACGTGCCCACGCTCGACCTCGCGTGGTCCAGCCGGCACTTCCTGCCGCGGCTCCTGGCCTCCGACTCGTACGCCGCCCTGCTCGCGTCGCACGCCGGTTAG